Proteins from a genomic interval of Amycolatopsis sp. cg13:
- a CDS encoding DUF3039 domain-containing protein → MSTETLTKPETDSTESTDDDSPKMFHYVRKNKIAESAVMGTHVVALCGEVFPVTKSPKPGSPVCPKCKKIYEGLRPGGDD, encoded by the coding sequence GTGAGCACCGAAACGCTGACCAAGCCGGAGACCGACAGCACCGAGTCGACCGACGACGACTCGCCGAAGATGTTCCACTACGTGCGCAAGAACAAGATCGCCGAGAGCGCGGTCATGGGCACGCACGTCGTGGCGCTCTGCGGCGAGGTCTTCCCGGTCACGAAGTCGCCCAAGCCGGGGTCCCCGGTCTGCCCCAAGTGCAAGAAGATCTACGAGGGCCTCCGTCCCGGCGGCGACGACTGA
- a CDS encoding pseudouridine-5'-phosphate glycosidase produces the protein MTTQTTPLFVHEEVASALRDGHPVVALESTILSHGLPYGRNLDVGRRIEQTVRDGGAVPATIAVLDGRPVIGLSPAELERVCAPDANLDKLSLRDLGPAVGLGRSGATTVAGTSALAAAAGIGVFATGGLGGVHLGAAQSWDVSADLGVLAKVPTVVVCSGVKSVLDIPATLEVLETNSVPVLGYRTDDFPAFYLRSSGHPVGWRVEDAKQAAAVIAAHRRYANSGVLLTNPIPAESEMDRALHDRLLQEGLAKLADGDVHGADVTPVLLEHFHTASEGVSIDANEALVLSNAKLATEVAVALS, from the coding sequence GTGACCACCCAGACCACTCCCCTGTTCGTCCACGAGGAAGTCGCCTCGGCGCTGCGCGACGGTCACCCCGTCGTCGCCCTTGAGAGCACGATCCTCTCGCACGGCCTCCCGTACGGACGGAACCTCGACGTCGGCCGCCGAATCGAGCAAACCGTACGAGACGGCGGCGCCGTTCCGGCCACCATCGCCGTACTGGACGGACGGCCAGTCATCGGCCTCTCCCCCGCCGAGTTGGAGCGCGTCTGCGCCCCGGACGCCAACCTGGACAAGCTGTCCCTGCGCGACCTCGGCCCCGCAGTCGGCCTGGGCCGCTCCGGCGCGACGACGGTCGCGGGCACCTCTGCCCTCGCCGCAGCAGCCGGAATCGGCGTCTTCGCGACCGGCGGCCTAGGCGGCGTGCACCTGGGCGCGGCACAGAGCTGGGACGTCTCCGCAGACCTCGGCGTCCTCGCGAAGGTGCCCACCGTGGTCGTGTGCTCCGGCGTGAAATCGGTCCTGGACATCCCCGCCACCCTCGAGGTTCTGGAAACGAACTCGGTCCCAGTCCTCGGCTACCGCACCGACGACTTCCCGGCTTTCTACCTCCGCTCCTCCGGCCACCCCGTCGGCTGGCGCGTAGAGGACGCGAAACAGGCCGCCGCAGTAATCGCCGCCCACCGCCGCTACGCGAATTCCGGCGTACTGCTGACAAACCCGATCCCCGCAGAGTCCGAAATGGACCGTGCTTTGCACGACCGGCTCTTGCAGGAGGGCTTGGCAAAACTGGCCGACGGCGATGTACACGGCGCAGACGTGACTCCCGTGCTGCTGGAGCATTTCCACACCGCCAGCGAAGGCGTCAGCATCGACGCGAACGAAGCTTTGGTGCTGTCCAACGCCAAACTGGCGACCGAAGTAGCGGTGGCCCTGTCGTGA
- a CDS encoding carbohydrate kinase family protein — protein MTGIVVVGDAGLDVVARHDQPLPHGGDARAAIRFTGGGAGANTALWLRSLGAETTLVARIGDDSGGRLIKAELEAAGVRCAFATDPEAPTCCVVVLVDGEGQRSMLADRGANKRFAPEDVTPDSLTGSTHLHLSGYVLLDPSSRPAGLAALAAAKEAGLTTSVDPQAAAHIHDPAAFLDDVRGTDLLMPNTEELVALTGSADPSSATELLDAVGAVVVTAGLDGASWIDATGVASVPAVETTCVDSTGAGDAFDAGVLTTWLAGKSTVDVIRAGTQLGALAVSRIGPQP, from the coding sequence GTGACCGGAATCGTAGTAGTAGGCGACGCAGGTCTCGATGTCGTCGCGAGGCACGACCAGCCCCTCCCCCACGGCGGCGACGCCCGAGCCGCAATCCGTTTCACCGGCGGCGGCGCAGGCGCGAACACCGCCCTGTGGCTGCGTTCCCTGGGCGCGGAAACCACCCTGGTAGCCCGAATCGGCGATGACTCCGGCGGCCGCCTGATCAAAGCGGAACTGGAAGCCGCAGGCGTCCGCTGCGCCTTCGCCACCGACCCAGAAGCTCCGACCTGCTGCGTAGTCGTCCTGGTAGACGGCGAAGGCCAACGCAGCATGCTCGCCGACCGAGGCGCGAACAAACGCTTCGCCCCCGAAGACGTCACGCCCGATTCGCTGACCGGCTCCACCCACCTGCACCTGTCCGGCTATGTCCTGCTGGACCCGTCGTCCCGCCCCGCAGGCCTAGCCGCACTAGCCGCCGCGAAGGAAGCGGGTCTGACCACCTCGGTGGACCCCCAAGCAGCCGCCCACATCCACGACCCGGCAGCCTTCCTGGACGACGTACGCGGCACCGACCTCCTCATGCCGAACACCGAGGAGCTAGTCGCCCTAACCGGCTCAGCAGACCCGTCCTCCGCCACCGAACTCCTCGACGCGGTCGGCGCAGTGGTAGTCACCGCAGGCCTGGACGGCGCAAGCTGGATCGACGCAACCGGCGTCGCGTCAGTCCCCGCAGTAGAAACAACCTGCGTGGACTCGACCGGCGCAGGCGACGCCTTCGACGCAGGCGTCCTCACCACCTGGCTGGCCGGAAAGTCCACAGTGGACGTAATACGCGCAGGCACCCAACTAGGCGCACTGGCAGTAAGCCGAATCGGCCCCCAACCCTGA
- a CDS encoding DUF3099 domain-containing protein: MEHGGGAVNAPHGPDPRPEPVLITEAEPSLDDQLAARKRKYVIMMVCRIPCLVLAGLTYHTWWLAILFLVISIPLPWIAVLIANDRPPRKSEKVNRYARDAKQIEGRKHRVIDG; the protein is encoded by the coding sequence ATGGAACACGGAGGTGGTGCTGTGAACGCACCCCACGGACCGGATCCCCGCCCCGAGCCTGTGCTGATCACCGAGGCCGAGCCGTCGCTGGACGATCAGCTGGCGGCGCGGAAGCGGAAGTACGTCATCATGATGGTGTGCCGTATTCCTTGTCTGGTGTTGGCTGGGCTGACTTATCATACGTGGTGGCTGGCTATTCTGTTTTTGGTGATTTCTATTCCGTTGCCTTGGATTGCTGTGTTGATCGCTAACGATCGGCCGCCGCGGAAATCGGAGAAGGTTAATCGTTATGCGCGGGATGCTAAGCAGATTGAGGGGCGGAAGCATCGGGTGATCGACGGGTAA
- a CDS encoding amidohydrolase, whose amino-acid sequence MSIVTTETTERVLAPLEAALPELEALYVDLHRHPELAFTETRTAAELARRLTEDGFEVHTGIGRTGVVGVLRNGEGPTVLLRADIDALPVEEQTGLSYASTARGVDSEGRDVPLMHACGHDMHATWLSGAAHLLAASRDDWSGTLLALFQPGEEAGDGAAGMVRDGLFDRVGRPDVVFGQHIVPGPAGWVLTRPGVIMAATDTLRITLHGRGGHGSRPETTVDPAVLAASVVLKLQTIVSREIAATEPAVVTVGSMHVGTAANVIADHAVLEVNTRAFDDAVLVRLRKAIERIVNGEAAAAGAPQPPTVEVVASYPVTANDAAASDELTEVFRGHFGAEATMPAPLVTGSEDFSEFGRAAGVPSVFWLVGGFDAQQVITAMTEGRFETDVPSNHSSKFAPVLHPTLRTGVETLVVAALSRFGRPGVAEGR is encoded by the coding sequence ATGAGCATCGTGACCACCGAGACCACCGAGCGTGTCCTGGCTCCGCTTGAAGCGGCACTGCCGGAGCTTGAAGCGCTGTACGTCGATCTGCACCGTCATCCCGAGCTGGCGTTCACCGAAACCCGGACGGCGGCGGAGCTGGCCCGACGGCTGACTGAAGACGGCTTCGAGGTGCACACCGGCATCGGTCGCACTGGCGTCGTCGGCGTCCTGCGCAACGGAGAAGGACCGACTGTGCTGCTTCGCGCGGACATCGATGCGTTGCCGGTCGAGGAGCAGACAGGGCTGTCGTACGCGAGCACTGCGCGCGGCGTCGACTCCGAAGGCCGCGACGTGCCGCTGATGCATGCCTGCGGGCACGACATGCACGCGACGTGGCTCTCCGGTGCCGCGCATCTTCTCGCGGCTTCTCGGGACGACTGGTCCGGCACATTGCTCGCGCTGTTCCAGCCCGGGGAAGAGGCCGGGGACGGGGCCGCGGGGATGGTCCGCGACGGTCTCTTCGACCGGGTCGGGCGTCCTGACGTGGTCTTCGGGCAGCACATCGTGCCTGGTCCGGCCGGGTGGGTGCTGACTCGTCCGGGCGTGATCATGGCGGCGACCGACACCCTGCGGATCACCCTGCACGGTCGCGGCGGGCACGGTTCGCGGCCGGAGACCACGGTCGACCCGGCGGTGCTGGCGGCGTCTGTGGTGCTGAAGCTGCAGACGATCGTGTCGCGGGAGATCGCGGCGACCGAGCCCGCGGTGGTGACTGTTGGCTCGATGCATGTCGGGACCGCGGCGAATGTGATCGCTGATCACGCGGTGTTGGAGGTCAATACTCGCGCCTTCGACGACGCTGTGTTGGTGCGGCTGCGCAAGGCGATCGAGCGGATCGTGAACGGTGAAGCCGCGGCTGCGGGAGCGCCTCAGCCGCCGACCGTGGAGGTCGTCGCGTCCTATCCGGTCACGGCTAATGACGCTGCGGCGTCGGATGAGCTGACGGAGGTGTTCCGGGGGCACTTCGGAGCTGAGGCGACGATGCCCGCGCCGTTGGTCACCGGCAGTGAGGACTTCAGCGAGTTCGGCCGGGCGGCTGGGGTGCCGTCGGTGTTTTGGCTGGTCGGCGGGTTTGACGCGCAGCAGGTGATTACCGCGATGACGGAGGGGCGGTTCGAGACTGACGTGCCTTCGAATCACTCGTCCAAGTTCGCGCCGGTGTTGCATCCGACGTTGCGGACCGGGGTCGAGACGCTGGTCGTCGCTGCTTTGTCCCGGTTCGGCCGCCCAGGTGTCGCGGAAGGGCGGTGA
- a CDS encoding methyltransferase — protein MSTNTPLPDLSDDVCARLREAFRRTGYDADGVVDALGGAAHTALGRGEPEPARRASLDAGDLGVFIRLFLLGLAEPEKTVSSAFAPLSADDAVAAGILRTVGDEFRAALDIRPHGDDDGSWWVVSDLDADMLGHVVSEDHVLGVGHASLSLIRATSRRPVGTLLDLGTGNGVQALHATRHAQRVTATDVSARALALAAGTFRLNELDVELLRGEWFAPVARRRFDQVVCNPPFVVGPPRVDYTYRDSGLAGDDASALVVRQLPSFLNDGGTGQLLASWLHRRGEDWGDRVARWLPPETDAWFVQRDVADPGLYVGTWLRDEGIDPRSPEGRAKAAAWLDWFTENDVQGIGFGFVTLRRANGQTPTVVCEDLRQAYDDPLGPEAANWLDRVEWLRTHGDNVLDVAFRVPETVLLERVDSPGDEGWETTVRRLHRTDGPGWQHEVDELTTRLLAGCRGALPLSDLLDLLSAAQGLDSAELTAAALPIVRELVRHGMLVPGSPQ, from the coding sequence GTGAGCACGAACACGCCTCTTCCTGACCTTTCCGACGACGTCTGCGCGCGGCTGCGCGAAGCGTTCCGACGCACCGGCTACGACGCTGACGGCGTCGTCGACGCGCTCGGCGGCGCGGCGCACACGGCGCTGGGCCGCGGCGAGCCCGAACCGGCCCGCCGCGCGAGCCTCGACGCCGGGGACCTCGGCGTCTTCATCCGGCTGTTCCTGCTCGGTCTCGCCGAGCCGGAGAAGACCGTCTCGTCGGCGTTCGCCCCGCTCAGCGCGGACGACGCGGTGGCCGCGGGCATCCTGCGGACCGTCGGAGACGAGTTCCGCGCCGCGCTCGACATCCGGCCGCACGGCGACGACGACGGCTCGTGGTGGGTCGTCTCCGATCTCGACGCCGACATGCTCGGCCACGTCGTGTCCGAGGACCACGTGCTCGGCGTCGGGCACGCGTCGCTGAGCCTGATCCGCGCGACCAGCCGCCGCCCGGTCGGCACCCTGCTCGACCTGGGCACCGGCAACGGCGTCCAGGCGCTGCACGCGACCCGGCACGCGCAGCGGGTGACCGCGACCGACGTGTCGGCCCGCGCGCTCGCACTGGCCGCGGGCACGTTCCGGCTGAACGAGCTGGACGTCGAACTGCTGCGCGGCGAGTGGTTCGCGCCGGTCGCGCGCCGCCGGTTCGACCAGGTGGTGTGCAATCCGCCGTTCGTGGTCGGCCCGCCGCGCGTCGACTACACCTACCGAGACTCCGGCCTGGCCGGCGACGACGCGAGCGCGCTGGTAGTCCGTCAGCTGCCGAGCTTCCTCAACGACGGCGGCACCGGTCAGCTCCTCGCGTCGTGGCTGCACCGTCGCGGCGAAGACTGGGGCGACCGCGTCGCACGTTGGCTGCCGCCTGAGACCGACGCCTGGTTCGTACAGCGCGACGTCGCCGACCCGGGTCTGTACGTCGGCACGTGGTTGCGCGACGAAGGCATCGACCCGCGCTCGCCTGAAGGCCGTGCGAAAGCCGCAGCGTGGCTCGACTGGTTCACCGAAAACGACGTACAGGGCATCGGTTTCGGCTTCGTGACACTGCGGCGCGCGAACGGTCAGACGCCGACTGTCGTCTGCGAAGACCTTCGACAGGCTTATGACGACCCGCTAGGCCCCGAAGCAGCGAACTGGCTCGACCGCGTCGAGTGGTTGCGTACGCACGGCGACAATGTGTTGGACGTAGCGTTTCGGGTACCCGAAACAGTGCTGCTCGAACGCGTCGATTCGCCCGGCGACGAAGGCTGGGAAACGACCGTACGGCGGCTGCACCGCACTGACGGACCGGGTTGGCAGCACGAAGTCGACGAACTCACGACGCGGCTTCTCGCGGGTTGCCGCGGCGCGTTGCCGTTGTCGGATCTGCTGGACCTGCTGTCCGCCGCGCAGGGCCTCGATTCGGCCGAACTGACCGCCGCGGCGTTGCCGATCGTCCGCGAACTCGTGCGGCACGGCATGCTCGTGCCCGGTTCGCCGCAGTGA
- the dtd gene encoding D-aminoacyl-tRNA deacylase has product MRAVAARVTRASVTVAGEIAGEINEPGLLVLLGVHRDDDLGKAETMARKLHELRLLRDEESCATTGAPLLVVSQFTLYGDTRKGRRPSWTAAARPEIAEPLVDAVVAELRGRGATVSTGRFGAEMAVESVNDGPFTVLVEV; this is encoded by the coding sequence GTGAGGGCGGTGGCGGCGCGGGTCACCCGCGCGAGCGTGACCGTCGCGGGGGAGATCGCCGGAGAGATCAACGAACCGGGGCTGCTCGTGCTGCTGGGCGTGCACCGTGACGACGATCTCGGGAAAGCCGAAACGATGGCCCGCAAACTTCACGAACTCCGGTTGCTGCGCGACGAAGAATCCTGCGCGACGACCGGCGCTCCGCTGCTTGTGGTGTCGCAGTTCACGCTCTACGGCGACACCCGCAAGGGCCGCCGCCCGTCGTGGACCGCCGCCGCCCGGCCGGAAATCGCCGAACCCCTGGTGGACGCCGTGGTCGCGGAACTGCGCGGCCGCGGCGCGACCGTCTCGACCGGACGGTTCGGCGCGGAGATGGCGGTGGAAAGCGTGAACGACGGCCCGTTCACCGTTCTCGTTGAGGTCTAG
- a CDS encoding sigma-70 family RNA polymerase sigma factor, translating to MSVQTLEREARGIRERRIPAQQTEERPSVGALTDADLDAQSPAADLVRVYLNGIGKTALLTAADEVELAKRIEAGVFAQHMLDTAEDLTPQRRKELRALVRDGHVAKNHLLEANLRLVVSLAKRYTGRGMPLLDLIQEGNLGLIRAVEKFDYSKGFKFSTYATWWIRQAITRGMADQGRTIRLPVHLVEQVNKLARIRRDLHQQLGRDATHEELSAESGIPVHKISDLLDQSRDPVSLDMPVGTEEDAPLGDFIEDSEATDAESAVISGLLQDDLRRVLATLDDREQHVIRLRYGLDDGQPRTLDQIGKHFGLSRERVRQIEREVMAKLRQGERADRLRAYAS from the coding sequence ATGTCAGTCCAGACTCTCGAACGCGAAGCGCGCGGGATTCGCGAGCGCCGGATTCCAGCACAGCAGACCGAGGAGCGTCCGAGCGTGGGGGCGCTCACCGACGCCGACCTCGACGCCCAGAGCCCCGCCGCCGACCTGGTGCGCGTGTACCTGAACGGCATCGGCAAGACCGCGCTGCTCACCGCGGCCGACGAGGTCGAGCTGGCGAAGCGGATCGAAGCCGGGGTTTTCGCGCAGCACATGCTCGACACGGCCGAGGACCTCACGCCGCAGCGCCGCAAGGAGCTGCGCGCGCTGGTGCGCGACGGCCACGTCGCGAAGAACCACCTGCTGGAGGCCAACCTCCGGCTCGTGGTGTCGCTCGCGAAGCGCTACACCGGCCGGGGGATGCCGCTGCTCGATCTGATCCAGGAGGGGAACCTGGGCCTGATCCGCGCGGTGGAGAAGTTCGACTACTCCAAGGGTTTCAAGTTCTCCACGTACGCCACGTGGTGGATTCGCCAGGCCATCACGCGCGGCATGGCGGACCAGGGCCGCACGATCCGGCTGCCGGTCCACCTGGTCGAGCAGGTGAACAAGCTGGCGCGGATCCGCCGCGACCTGCACCAGCAGCTGGGCCGCGACGCGACGCACGAGGAACTGAGCGCCGAATCGGGCATTCCGGTGCACAAGATCTCCGACCTGCTCGACCAGTCGCGCGACCCGGTGAGCCTCGACATGCCGGTGGGCACCGAGGAAGACGCCCCGCTGGGCGACTTCATCGAGGACTCCGAGGCGACCGACGCCGAGAGCGCCGTGATCTCCGGCCTGCTGCAGGACGACCTCCGTCGTGTCCTGGCAACGCTGGACGACCGAGAACAGCACGTCATCCGGCTGCGCTACGGCCTCGACGACGGCCAGCCGCGCACGCTCGACCAGATCGGCAAGCACTTCGGCCTGTCCCGCGAACGCGTGCGGCAGATCGAGCGCGAGGTCATGGCGAAGCTGCGCCAGGGCGAGCGCGCCGACCGGCTGCGGGCGTACGCCAGCTGA
- a CDS encoding fumarate hydratase, translated as MPPTTFQHTEVLPLGKDTTTEYRLVTADGVETVEAAGRKFLKVDPEALTTLARTAITDIQHLLRTSHLQQLRAIVDDPEASGNDRFVAMDLLRNAAISAGGVLPMCQDTGTAIVIGKRTEGVLSGGDDERALSQGIFDAYQQLNLRYSQMAPINFWEERNTGTNLPAQVELYHKDSDATDPSYEFLFMAKGGGSANKTFLYQETKAVLNPKRLARFLDEKLRSLGTAACPPYHLAIVVGGMSAEFNLKVAKLASARYLDNLPAEGSELGHAFRDRDLEQQVLEMTRQFGIGAQFGGKYFCHDVRVIRLPRHGASCPVGVAVSCSADRQAKAKITEEGVFIEQLERDPARFLPDVTEDDLSDEVVSVDLNQPMDQIRAQLAQLPVKTRLSLTGPLVVARDIAHAKIAERLDAGEEMPQYLRDHPVYYAGPAKTPDGYASGSFGPTTAGRMDSYVAQFQAAGGSLVMLAKGNRSKQVTAACKEHGGFYLGSIGGPAARLAKDCIKKVDVLEYAELGMEAVWKIEVEEFPAFIVIDDKGNDFFSETSEPVLQISFR; from the coding sequence GTGCCGCCCACCACGTTCCAGCACACCGAAGTCCTGCCGCTCGGCAAGGACACCACCACCGAATACCGGCTGGTCACCGCCGACGGCGTCGAGACCGTCGAAGCCGCCGGGCGGAAGTTTCTGAAGGTCGATCCGGAAGCGCTGACGACGCTCGCGCGCACGGCGATCACCGACATCCAGCACCTGTTGCGTACGTCACACCTGCAGCAGCTGCGCGCGATCGTCGACGACCCCGAAGCCAGCGGCAACGACCGGTTCGTCGCGATGGACCTGCTCCGCAACGCGGCCATTTCGGCGGGCGGCGTGCTGCCGATGTGCCAGGACACCGGCACCGCGATCGTCATCGGCAAGCGCACCGAGGGCGTGCTGTCCGGCGGCGACGACGAGCGCGCCCTCTCGCAGGGCATTTTCGACGCCTACCAGCAGCTCAACCTGCGCTATTCGCAGATGGCCCCGATCAACTTCTGGGAAGAGCGCAACACCGGCACGAACCTCCCGGCGCAGGTCGAGCTCTACCACAAGGACAGCGACGCGACGGACCCGTCGTACGAGTTCCTGTTCATGGCCAAAGGCGGCGGCAGCGCCAACAAAACGTTCCTGTACCAGGAAACCAAGGCGGTCCTGAACCCGAAGCGCCTCGCCCGGTTCCTGGACGAGAAGCTGCGCAGCCTGGGCACCGCCGCGTGCCCGCCGTATCACCTGGCGATCGTCGTCGGCGGCATGTCGGCCGAGTTCAACCTCAAGGTCGCGAAGCTCGCCTCCGCGCGCTACCTCGACAACCTGCCCGCCGAGGGCTCCGAGCTGGGCCACGCGTTCCGCGACCGCGACCTCGAGCAGCAGGTGCTGGAGATGACGCGCCAGTTCGGCATCGGCGCCCAGTTCGGCGGCAAGTACTTCTGCCACGACGTCCGCGTGATCCGCCTCCCCCGCCACGGCGCGAGCTGCCCGGTCGGCGTCGCGGTGTCCTGCTCGGCCGACCGCCAGGCGAAGGCGAAGATCACCGAAGAGGGCGTGTTCATCGAACAGCTCGAACGCGACCCCGCCCGCTTCCTCCCGGACGTCACCGAAGACGACCTGTCCGACGAGGTCGTGTCGGTCGATCTGAACCAGCCGATGGACCAGATCCGCGCACAGCTGGCGCAGCTGCCGGTGAAGACGCGCCTGTCCCTGACCGGCCCGCTGGTCGTGGCGCGCGACATCGCGCACGCCAAAATCGCCGAGCGCCTGGACGCGGGTGAGGAGATGCCGCAGTACCTCCGCGACCACCCGGTCTACTACGCGGGCCCGGCCAAGACTCCGGATGGCTACGCGTCCGGCTCGTTCGGCCCGACCACGGCTGGCCGGATGGACTCGTACGTCGCCCAGTTCCAGGCCGCGGGCGGTTCGCTGGTGATGCTGGCGAAGGGCAACCGCTCGAAGCAGGTCACCGCCGCGTGCAAGGAACACGGCGGCTTCTACCTGGGCTCGATCGGCGGCCCGGCCGCACGGCTGGCGAAGGACTGCATCAAGAAGGTCGACGTCCTCGAGTACGCCGAGCTGGGCATGGAAGCAGTCTGGAAAATCGAGGTCGAAGAGTTCCCCGCGTTCATCGTCATCGACGACAAGGGCAACGACTTCTTCTCCGAAACCAGCGAACCGGTACTGCAAATCAGCTTCCGCTGA
- a CDS encoding SRPBCC family protein encodes MGTRQVSRSAVVAAAPERIFALLADPAQHPLIDGSGTVRASRGAAPDRLSLGAEFGMEMRMGAPYRIQNTVVEFEENRLIAWRHFAGHRWRWLLEPTGDGRTEVTETFDWSTARSPLAIRLLGFPKRNAEAIEKTLARLGGMFPG; translated from the coding sequence ATGGGAACTCGCCAGGTTTCGCGCAGTGCGGTGGTTGCTGCCGCGCCGGAACGGATTTTCGCGTTGCTTGCTGATCCGGCTCAGCATCCGCTCATCGACGGGTCCGGCACGGTGCGCGCCAGTCGCGGGGCGGCGCCGGATCGGTTGTCGTTGGGGGCCGAGTTCGGCATGGAGATGCGGATGGGTGCGCCGTATCGGATTCAGAACACCGTGGTCGAGTTCGAGGAGAATCGGTTGATTGCCTGGCGGCACTTCGCGGGGCATCGGTGGCGTTGGCTGCTTGAGCCGACGGGGGACGGGCGCACTGAAGTCACCGAGACGTTTGACTGGTCTACTGCTCGGTCGCCGCTCGCGATTCGGTTGCTCGGGTTTCCCAAGCGCAACGCCGAGGCCATCGAGAAGACGCTCGCCCGGTTGGGCGGGATGTTTCCCGGGTGA
- a CDS encoding ABC transporter permease: MLLWTRRSRLLVWLVFGVVFLGVVAAPLVMIVLASFAGSWTGVLPSGLTGSHYAEALSGETFASLSVSVQTGVITSLVSVLIGTWAALAVDHAPPRLRRIADSLFHLPIAVPSVVLGLALLVAFSRPPVAFNGTRWIVLAGHLMILLPFAYSTVSAALQRVDPLLAQAAASLGARPLRVLLRVRLPVLLPAMSASAGLALAMSMGELGATMMLYPPDWRTLPATIFSLTDRGQVFLASASTVLLLVVTLAGVVLLGLVRGKASAR, from the coding sequence GTGCTGCTGTGGACGCGGCGTAGCCGGTTGCTGGTGTGGCTGGTGTTCGGCGTGGTCTTCCTCGGCGTGGTGGCCGCGCCGCTGGTGATGATCGTGCTGGCGTCGTTCGCCGGAAGCTGGACGGGCGTGCTGCCCAGCGGGCTCACCGGGTCGCATTACGCCGAGGCGCTGTCCGGCGAGACCTTCGCGAGCCTGTCGGTGAGCGTGCAGACCGGGGTGATCACGTCGCTGGTCTCGGTGCTGATCGGGACCTGGGCCGCGCTGGCCGTCGACCACGCGCCGCCGCGGCTGCGCCGGATCGCGGATTCGCTGTTCCACCTGCCGATCGCGGTGCCGTCGGTGGTGCTGGGGCTGGCGTTGCTGGTGGCGTTCAGCCGTCCGCCGGTGGCGTTCAACGGCACGCGCTGGATCGTCCTCGCCGGACACCTGATGATCCTGCTGCCGTTCGCGTACAGCACGGTTTCCGCCGCGCTGCAACGCGTTGACCCGCTGCTCGCCCAGGCCGCGGCGAGTCTCGGCGCGCGTCCGCTGCGGGTGCTGCTGCGGGTCCGATTGCCGGTGCTGCTGCCCGCGATGTCGGCTTCGGCCGGTTTGGCGCTGGCGATGTCGATGGGCGAATTGGGCGCGACGATGATGCTGTATCCGCCGGATTGGCGGACGCTCCCGGCGACCATTTTCTCCCTTACCGACCGGGGACAGGTGTTTCTCGCGTCGGCGAGCACAGTGCTGTTGCTGGTGGTGACGCTGGCCGGGGTGGTGCTGCTGGGGCTGGTGCGGGGGAAGGCTTCCGCTCGGTGA
- a CDS encoding 2-aminoethylphosphonate ABC transporter permease subunit: MTGLALGTAALAPARRGARPRRYRIGWLLPPAIVVAGFFGYPLVLVILQSFTAQDGSFGLSVWTQVLSSPEFGRAVWQTVLLALGSTVGCVLLGGFLALVVAFVPFPGATLLARLVDTVLAFPSFLIALAFTFLYGGAGVFGTAGFLYSPWGVLLAEITFYTPFVMRPALAAFSQVPSAQLEVAASLGARPGRVLWRVVLPEALPSLASGACLVLLLTMNEFGIVLFLGAKGVSTLPMLVYGKGIVTFDFPAASVVAVVNVVLSLVLYTVYRRVVGRGGRRAAVDAA, translated from the coding sequence ATGACCGGCCTCGCCCTCGGCACCGCCGCGCTCGCCCCGGCCCGTCGCGGCGCGCGGCCCCGCCGGTACCGGATCGGCTGGCTGCTGCCGCCCGCGATCGTGGTCGCCGGGTTCTTCGGCTACCCGCTGGTGCTGGTGATTCTGCAGTCGTTCACCGCGCAGGACGGCAGTTTCGGGCTTTCGGTGTGGACGCAAGTGCTGTCTTCGCCGGAATTCGGCCGCGCGGTGTGGCAGACGGTCTTGCTGGCCTTGGGTTCGACGGTCGGCTGCGTGCTGCTCGGCGGCTTTCTCGCGCTGGTTGTCGCGTTCGTCCCGTTTCCCGGCGCGACGCTGCTGGCCCGGCTGGTGGACACGGTGCTGGCGTTCCCGTCGTTCCTGATCGCACTGGCCTTTACGTTCCTTTACGGCGGCGCGGGAGTCTTTGGCACTGCCGGATTTCTGTACTCGCCATGGGGTGTTTTGCTGGCTGAGATCACCTTCTACACGCCCTTCGTGATGCGTCCCGCGCTTGCTGCGTTCAGCCAAGTTCCGTCGGCACAACTGGAGGTGGCGGCGAGTCTTGGCGCGCGGCCGGGCCGGGTGCTGTGGCGGGTCGTGCTGCCGGAAGCGTTGCCGTCGCTCGCGTCCGGCGCGTGCCTGGTGCTGCTGTTGACGATGAACGAGTTCGGCATCGTGCTGTTCCTTGGTGCCAAGGGCGTCTCGACGTTGCCGATGCTGGTGTACGGCAAGGGAATCGTCACCTTCGATTTCCCGGCCGCGTCGGTGGTCGCGGTGGTGAACGTGGTGCTGTCGCTGGTGCTCTACACGGTTTACCGGCGAGTGGTCGGGAGGGGAGGCCGTCGTGCTGCTGTGGACGCGGCGTAG